GATGATGTACAAAACTAAGTTGATTCATTAAAAATGTTTGTATCCTTGTTAGCTCTAAAACTGAAGTTTATAATTTAAGAATAAATAGCATTTCTTTGTATATAGAAACATTTTTTATAGACTGTATTGTTTATGGGGTGCGTGTGTTGGCTTCCGTGTTCATGAATGATACCTTTCAACCCCCAAATACATATCTTCCAAAAATACAGAAATACGTTGTAttacatatattttaaaatgattTGAGATTTTAATCAAATCGAACTGTAAAATATTTTGAGAATATATAAGAAAAGAAATAAGTCAAATAATTAAAATGAAACGGGAAATCTTTGTGATTGTTATATACGCATTATATACAGTTGTGTTAAAACATGCTTTTGCTAAGTGTGTTAAAGATTCTCATCCGTCAGATTACATAAATGcaattttatataaaaaagacGGATCATGCGAATCGGAACTAATTGTCAATATGCACATTAGTCCGAGTTTTGATAAGGAAAATTTGGAAAAGTTTTGGGTACTCGATGAGACGTATGAGATCACAAAACGGTCCAATGTAAAAATGCTATCTCCATATTTGATTGCAGTAAGTCGAAGCATGCCGATTAGTATGTATCCACTACAATATGTCAAAGTAAGTACGTGATTTTTTAATTCGAAACAAAATGATAATGTGGTTTTAGTCAATTAAGGAAAAGGACATCTTTAAGAAGCCTAACAAAGATGTCAATTATATCATGAATCATGATGATCATGACTCGCAACTACCCATAATCTTGAACAGATTTAGAAACGAAAAACTTTTACGATGTGAGTAATTTTATACAGTTTCAATATTTATCAATTGCAGAGAACAAATTTTTTTGGCGACACGCGCCCTAATACCCTGGATGGCGCGATTGTCAAAACCTTTCTGGGTGACTACTCCCGGAACCACGCGACTGTTCTCCCAAGGAAGGGGGAAAGTATCTAATGTGGGGGTACATAGGCATAGATAAATGGTACAATTGAAcggtgggatctgatcccatTAAAAGAGTCGGACTATTCCCTATTTACCGCACCGACACTTGCCCTAACGTTCACTTCGCTGAGGCAGTCTTACCCCTTTCCCGGAAGGTCCTCCAGACTCTTCCTCTTGGTGGCGTAGTTTCCTTTGGTGGTGTTGGCTCTGGCCTTCGTCGCGGCTCCACCGGGAGCTGGATCTTTCGCGTCCGTTTCTTTTCGATTCTCGCAACACACACCATTTTCCCCTAGTTTATGGCTTTTATGTTATAATAATAACTCACACGCAAAATCTGCGTTCCTTACATTTTGGGCTTTATGTGGAATAGAGTGTGGAATGGTTCGGAGGGGTTTACTTAAAGCTAAATCTCTATAAAAGACAATTTTCTGAATCTTCTGTGTATTTTGGAATTTTTTTGCTTTCGATATCGGACTATTTGGTTTGTCTAACGGCTGCAATTTACATTTGGGGATTTAAAAATTCCCCCACACAAATTCGTTTGCATTGTTTATAGTAGTACTTGGGGCAAAGGAATTTATGGAGGTATCTTGTTCAACGGTATGGTCTGGTACTCGGATGGCTCCTCGTTTGGTGGATTGTAGCCCTTTGGATAGGTGTGGAAGGCACCCAGACAAATCTTGCCAGCAGACATAGTGCGCACAGGATCGACCACAATAGCCACGAAGGGCTCCTGGTAGGTCTGATTCAGCATCTGTGGCACCAGCCGACGGCATGCTCCATGCTCCCCACCTCCTTGGCAGTCATGTACTCATTAGGCCTGGGGCTTTCTCTTCCAATGCAAGTTCATGAACGCACGTATACATGAATGTATATATGAGTAAGCGAAACATTTTAACATTATTTTTacattttatatatatatatatatatatatatatatatatatatatatatatactatatattttatttcgCTGCTATTTTATTTGGTTTTTGCGGAAAATTCCACTTGTCTGCCAACGTTGTTTTAGTTGTTGTCAGCAGCATATTGCGACAATAACTGCTCCTGCGGGTTCAATTGGTGCTGTTAAAGCACTTACCATACggtatatagatgtgccagtttaTACTAGAATGTGTCACACGCTGGGCTACCAGTTTCAAAACCCCAGAGACTTCGGGTACTGAAGCGTTATCatgagagagcgcagagagaacatctttgcatgtattagtacacacgcaatatgtttcgacaaaaatacatatgtgattgtatgctttttcagattttcttaactctctcaggtctggttctgttttgcctCCAGCATGTTTTACCCTCTAGTACCAGGCAACTAGTTCCGCACTGGTGCCGCACTAGCTACCATTCTCACCTCCCTGGTTCCAGATCGATTACCCCGCAATGTATTTCAGCGGAGAATTTAACACATGCATGTCCTAGGGCGGAACCACCCCTGGTTCCCGCTCGACTACCCTTCGACTACCTGTAGCTAGTTGCTCAGGAGGTAGTTACTACCTACCAACTAGTTACCAGTAGAAAGCCAGCAACTAGTTCCCCGCTCGACTACCCTTCGACTAGTTACCAGTAACTAGTTCCGAACTGACTATTGGTAGTAGTCAATCTGGCAGTctggaataatacaaaaataaaaacacaatgtcattataacgaataatttttaattatatgatgctTAGCCTACTCCTGGTTTTTGGCAAGACACTTCTTCTTAAACACCCTTTTCTTCATCCTTTGCAATGCCTTCCGCACAGTGTTTTCGGGGGGCTCATCGCCAGGCGGAATACATTctgtaattaatatttgttttaatttatatgaaaaatttttaaatctctagaagtgtaaatggtattttacctAGCAAAGCTGCAAAAAATTCTTTGTGGGTCCTAAGGGCCTTCTTCCCTTGGACCCCATCGACGTTATAGGCTAGAACAATTTCCTCACTCAAAATAAAGTTTAAGCCGCTCAAAACGCCAGCTGGCTGGAGAATCGATTTCATTGCTGTTATCTGTAAGTGAAACATTAAAATATAAAGATAAGACAGAGAAAAAAGTCATAAAATTTAGAGTTTAGATATACTTACATAAATGTccctatttaattttattttttcttccAGTTCAACTAGCTCTTCCTCACGTTTTATAGGGAACTGTCCCCGAATGGGCTTCAATTCCCCCTTCTCCTTTACCAGCTGCTTTATTAAAACAGTTTGATCCGCTAAAATTTGGATCACTGCATTCAATTGATCTAAAAACAATGTTGTTAATTAATTTgattatataaatatttttctaTTAATCTTTATTAGTCTTACCACGAATAACTGCATTCTCCTCTTGTAGAGTTTCTAAAAGTATATAAATAGTTATTTAGATGTATTCATTCCACTATTCATTGGAAACAAAGTTTATATTTACCCGTCGTTTTTTTGAGCTCCTCTAAAACGTCGGAGCAGGTTTTACCTTTctcattttctggaaaaatcGTATTagcttttttgtttattaagaaatattttaaaatatacttACCATTGCTTTGCATAGAATAGCGTACAATTTTTCGCGGTGATGCCATCCTTCTAAAATAAGTGATTTACAATATTTTTGTCTAAAATCTGcacagatatatatatatatatatattttttttttttggttttgcgGACCATGGTACATAGGTGAATCTTCTTAAGATACTCTTTAACGTCGTCGCTAAAGGGCATGCCCGATTCATGTTGAAAAACAAGCCTACGGACTAAACACCCCCAGTAAAATCTGTACTAATTTTAGGTAATGAATATTATACATTTTAAATACAATGATGAAGCAATGGAATGACTAAAATATTTCCCTCATAAGGTAAACCTACGGCTTTACTTTGCAAATCTAGAAATTTAAATCTCTCCTCGAATTCTATGACTTCATTATCTACTAAAACAATTCCTAATCCGATTGAGGTTATAGGTTCCTCATAGAAGCTCCTAATatttgaaagcctttgccctATAATTGCCCCTCCCTCTTCTTCAGTAAACCCTTTCACCACAATTGGAATATTTCcgttaataaaaaaaaaattatctgGTTCCTTTactgacaaaaaaaaattattaaaataacACTTACTACCCACTATCTTAAGATTTctgtgcattttttttttctatccTGTCTTCACAAATTTTTCTAAATATTTGTTCAAAAATTTTACTAGGCTTTCGGACACATTATTTTAAAGTTTGTAAATAGTTCTCAAATGCATACGAGGAGCCGGAAATGGGATCTCTGATTTGTTCTACGGTCTCTTTTGTAGACACGCTGTTGTCACCGAATACAATTGGAAAATTGTGCACAAAGAGATCTAAAATTCGTTGACAATTTTCTTTATTGTACTCACGAAGTTTAGAGCTGCAAAGCATTCTATATGTGCAATGTAATAAAAGGAATTCATAATAAAGGTCATCACTGACTTCGTTTTTGAAGGCAATAATTCCCGTGTACAGCAAAAATTGTCTAAACTCCGTGGCCTTCCAATTACACAATTCATCTAAAGACCTAGGCTTACGGGCAAACTCTCTCGGAATGATCTTTTTTAGGAACACTAGCTTATCTGAAATGCGTTTCTTTGATTCTGTCGAACTTTTTACGACCAGCTTATTATTTACAAACCTTAACAAAATCTTACGCATCACTCCTAACTCTACCAAATGCATACAATCTAATGGAATCTGTGTCACCATGGAAATATCAATTTCTTCTAATATTGACCTACAATTTAAATATTGGCTGCTATGGTGACAAGGATATCTTCTAAGCGCAAAATCTTCATTAGTAATTAAAGCTCCTGATGTAGTACTATAAGTCAAAATTCGGTCTACCTTTCTAGCTATTTGTGTACATTTTGCACAGCCATGACGAGATGTGTGTCCTGGCGTGCCGCTAATAAACGCTCTTGCTGGAGCATCGCAAACTACTGCCCTAATAACTATATTTATATCTCTGCCACAAATGGTGAGCCTGCCATTCCTTAACGCTTTAAATTCTAGACAAAATTGTGCTAAAAACTCTTCACAGCTATGGGGCTTACTTTTTCCTAAAAATATACCGACTGGAAATACTGGAACATTTGGATAATTGTTAACTCTAACTAATATTGGCCATAGCTGTGCCCTTGAACTTCTAAATAATGGAAGTCCGTCAACATTTATATCAATATTGAGTTCTTCCATTATATCTATATTCTGAAAATGTCGTTCCAGCTGCCAGGCTAGGCCTATGTGAAGATAAGATCCGCCACCAACTAACTGAATATCACCTCTGTGCTGGCGTTTTGATTTATAAAACGGACAAACATCTATATTTTCCCCTTTCAAAATACTTACTAAATCAAGTGCACATTCACGCGTTGGCCTATGCTTCATAAACCACTGCCTAAGTTTGTCATTTAATGACGATTCATTTGGCTGAGTTTTGGGATTCTCATAGA
This region of Drosophila miranda strain MSH22 chromosome 2, D.miranda_PacBio2.1, whole genome shotgun sequence genomic DNA includes:
- the LOC108155009 gene encoding uncharacterized protein LOC108155009, with amino-acid sequence MASPRKIVRYSMQSNENEKGKTCSDVLEELKKTTETLQEENAVIRDQLNAVIQILADQTVLIKQLVKEKGELKPIRGQFPIKREEELVELEEKIKLNRDIYITAMKSILQPAGVLSGLNFILSEEIVLAYNVDGVQGKKALRTHKEFFAALLECIPPGDEPPENTVRKALQRMKKRVFKKKCLAKNQE